In Thunnus thynnus chromosome 13, fThuThy2.1, whole genome shotgun sequence, the following proteins share a genomic window:
- the dpf2 gene encoding zinc finger protein ubi-d4 isoform X1 → MAAVVENVVKLLGEQYYRDAMEQCHNYNARLCAERSVRMPFLDSQTGVAQSNCYIWMEKRHRGPGMAPGQLYTYPSRRWRKKRRSHPPEDPRLIFPPVKSELDLGLKKDALLSSDGSSLEALLKGDSLEKRTPADIRGSEEDSNLSDYTGGLNPAARIRKRILEPDDFMDDLDDEDYEEDTPKRRGKGKGKGRGVGSSRKKLDTAALEDRDKPYACDNTIKQKHISKPSERVCGKRYKNRPGLSYHYAHSHLAEEEGEEKEEVEINEPAPPPPEEPKTPKKGPDGLALPNNYCDFCLGDSKTNHKTGQSEELVSCSDCGRSGHPSCLQFTPVMMAAVKTYRWQCIECKCCNMCGTSENDDQLLFCDDCDRGYHMYCLNPPMSEPPEGSWSCHLCLDLLKDKASIYQNQNAPPS, encoded by the exons atggcagctgtTGTTGAGAATGTTGTCAAACT GTTGGGAGAGCAGTACTACAGAGATGCCATGGAGCAATGTCATAACTACAATGCCAGGCTCTGTGCTGAGAGGAGTGTCCGCATGCCGTTCCTCGACTCTCAGACTGGTGTGGCTCAGAGCAActgctacatttggatggagaAGAGACACAGGGGACCAG GCATGGCTCCAGGGCAGCTCTACACCTACCCATccaggaggtggaggaagaaaCGGAGATCTCATCCTCCAGAGGACCCCCGGCTTATCTTCCCCCCTGTCAAGTCAG aGTTAGATTTAGGACTGAAGAAGGATGCTCTGTTGTCGTCGGATGGCAGCAGCCTGGAGGCCCTGCTGAAGGGGGATTCCCTGGAGAAACGCACACCCGCAGACATCCGAGGGTCTGAAGAAGATTCCAACCTCAGCGATTACACCGGAGGTCTGAACCCTGCTGCCCGGATTAGAAAG AGGATCCTCGAGCCAGACGACTTCATGGATGACCTGGACGACGAAGACTACGAGGAAGACACGCCTAAAAGGAGAGGCAAAGGGAAGGGGAAG GGTCGAGGAGTGggcagcagcaggaagaagCTGGATACAGCAGCACTGGAGGACAGAGACAAGCCGTACGCCTGTGACA aCACTATCAAACAAAAGCATATTTCAAAACCTTCTGAAAGAG TCTGTGGGAAGCGCTACAAGAACCGTCCTGGTCTGAGCTACCACTACGCCCACTCCCACCTGGCCGAGGAAGAAGGCGAGGAGAAGGAAGAGGTAGAGATCAACGAGCCCGCCCCGCCGCCGCCAGAGGAGCCTAAAA CTCCAAAGAAAGGCCCAGACGGTCTGGCGTTGCCTAATAATTACTGTGATTTCTGCCTGGGAGACTCCAAAACCAACCACAAGACTGGCCAGTCAGAAGAGCTGGTGTCCTGCTCCGACTGCGGACGCTCAG GCCACCCCTCCTGCCTGCAGTTCACTCCTGTAATGATGGCTGCTGTGAAGACATACCGGTGGCAGTGCATAGAGTGCAAGTGTTGCAACATGTGCGGCACCTCAGAGAACGAT GATCAGCTTCTGTTCTGTGATGACTGTGATAGAGGCTATCACATGTACTGTCTCAACCCACCCATGTCTGAACCTCCAGAGG GAAGCTGGAGTTGTCATCTATGTCTGGACCTTTTGAAAGACAAGGCATCCATATATCAGAACCAGAACGCCCCACCGTCGTGA
- the dpf2 gene encoding zinc finger protein ubi-d4 isoform X2, whose amino-acid sequence MAAVVENVVKLLGEQYYRDAMEQCHNYNARLCAERSVRMPFLDSQTGVAQSNCYIWMEKRHRGPGMAPGQLYTYPSRRWRKKRRSHPPEDPRLIFPPVKSELDLGLKKDALLSSDGSSLEALLKGDSLEKRTPADIRGSEEDSNLSDYTGGLNPAARIRKRILEPDDFMDDLDDEDYEEDTPKRRGKGKGKGRGVGSSRKKLDTAALEDRDKPYACDICGKRYKNRPGLSYHYAHSHLAEEEGEEKEEVEINEPAPPPPEEPKTPKKGPDGLALPNNYCDFCLGDSKTNHKTGQSEELVSCSDCGRSGHPSCLQFTPVMMAAVKTYRWQCIECKCCNMCGTSENDDQLLFCDDCDRGYHMYCLNPPMSEPPEGSWSCHLCLDLLKDKASIYQNQNAPPS is encoded by the exons atggcagctgtTGTTGAGAATGTTGTCAAACT GTTGGGAGAGCAGTACTACAGAGATGCCATGGAGCAATGTCATAACTACAATGCCAGGCTCTGTGCTGAGAGGAGTGTCCGCATGCCGTTCCTCGACTCTCAGACTGGTGTGGCTCAGAGCAActgctacatttggatggagaAGAGACACAGGGGACCAG GCATGGCTCCAGGGCAGCTCTACACCTACCCATccaggaggtggaggaagaaaCGGAGATCTCATCCTCCAGAGGACCCCCGGCTTATCTTCCCCCCTGTCAAGTCAG aGTTAGATTTAGGACTGAAGAAGGATGCTCTGTTGTCGTCGGATGGCAGCAGCCTGGAGGCCCTGCTGAAGGGGGATTCCCTGGAGAAACGCACACCCGCAGACATCCGAGGGTCTGAAGAAGATTCCAACCTCAGCGATTACACCGGAGGTCTGAACCCTGCTGCCCGGATTAGAAAG AGGATCCTCGAGCCAGACGACTTCATGGATGACCTGGACGACGAAGACTACGAGGAAGACACGCCTAAAAGGAGAGGCAAAGGGAAGGGGAAG GGTCGAGGAGTGggcagcagcaggaagaagCTGGATACAGCAGCACTGGAGGACAGAGACAAGCCGTACGCCTGTGACA TCTGTGGGAAGCGCTACAAGAACCGTCCTGGTCTGAGCTACCACTACGCCCACTCCCACCTGGCCGAGGAAGAAGGCGAGGAGAAGGAAGAGGTAGAGATCAACGAGCCCGCCCCGCCGCCGCCAGAGGAGCCTAAAA CTCCAAAGAAAGGCCCAGACGGTCTGGCGTTGCCTAATAATTACTGTGATTTCTGCCTGGGAGACTCCAAAACCAACCACAAGACTGGCCAGTCAGAAGAGCTGGTGTCCTGCTCCGACTGCGGACGCTCAG GCCACCCCTCCTGCCTGCAGTTCACTCCTGTAATGATGGCTGCTGTGAAGACATACCGGTGGCAGTGCATAGAGTGCAAGTGTTGCAACATGTGCGGCACCTCAGAGAACGAT GATCAGCTTCTGTTCTGTGATGACTGTGATAGAGGCTATCACATGTACTGTCTCAACCCACCCATGTCTGAACCTCCAGAGG GAAGCTGGAGTTGTCATCTATGTCTGGACCTTTTGAAAGACAAGGCATCCATATATCAGAACCAGAACGCCCCACCGTCGTGA